From Macrobrachium nipponense isolate FS-2020 chromosome 6, ASM1510439v2, whole genome shotgun sequence, a single genomic window includes:
- the LOC135216406 gene encoding uncharacterized protein LOC135216406: protein MAPQESSVSGEAEAPKRFQLKVNGINYTVGPDVLPWTTLVDYLREHLKLPGTKVLCREGGCGVCTVVATVSDAENEGAVKTFSVQACQVLVYACASWSIETIEHLGNRYKGYHSLQKALAGFYGTQCGYCSPGMIMTMYGQLKSSMSLTTSQVEKSLDANICRCTGYRPILDAFKSFTVDADPCLKERLADIEDSYKATCPKTGSACSGSCEGEKTEGNETPIPVLEEDLKWIVDGVQWFRPVTLMGISNILKSLTSTEKVRIVVGNTGQGVYKEDGPYSAYISTCGVKELYAVNLQSPLILGANVSLTRCTEVFEHMANNFSGYRHLQQIKDHWLGVANVSVRNMGSWAGNLMMKHQHREFPSDIFLTLLAADATLMIQNQNSLTPVSVSLERFLQMDMSRNIIVSMTLPPMPDQTKFCTFKITPRAVNAHAYVNACFKMEIDEADGYRVSAAPTILLGGINPTFMHAKKTENYLLNRRLTDVPTVVESAVILGNEVKPDSQKQDASPEYRISLARCLLYKAIVHFLGTKVSSDIISAGAVIERPLSTGQQDFDMNEDTWPVGKGLPKIESATQISGEALYMDDIPYLPNELHGAFVQTTVANAKIKSIDTADALAVPGVKIFIAAADIPGENSFVKNAGPFPDPVFVGDRVRYAGQPIGLVVADTRGTAVRAAKLVRVEYEDIQKPILTIEEALKQGRSELCENLKTGKREPQVFGDIESGFKDSKHKLIGELHQGTQFHLTLEAYASRVVPIEDGYDVFCTTQWPTETQAVISSVLNVPAHSVNVELRRIGGGYGGKISRQNVTAAAAAVAAQKLFQPVRVVLDLNTAMTMTGWREPYLSKYEVGFDDNGKFQALKVDVIGDAGHVKNDSAVYYLSGALQNCYYIPNMMYRPIIVTTDTAANTWCRTPGTVEALGTIEYIIEHIAHYLKKDPLEVRMANMVAPGVPRFGIPPHKANILVDDIMPLLKEKAQYERRKEEVAIFNKENKWRKRGITVIPLRYGLNYPSSFRYGVQIAIYEHDGTVAISHGGIEMGQGINTKVAQVVAFKLGVPMDLVIVKKSDTMVGANSAVTGGSFGSDLCAHGAKVACDALFARMNAVKERMKRNTETEPTWIELVKKCHAVDVDLCERYWTAGREHPDPYDIWAACCLEVEVDILTGQYLIRRADIVEDSGRSMNPYVDMGQVEGAFVMGLGLYTSEIVKFDEETGQKLSNGTWDYKPPTALDIPVDLRVTLLPNATNPQGVLSSKATGEPPLCLSFAFVTAVRQAIAAFRADDGRTDWFHTNTPLTVEAVHQLCGVRPDQFSLVTPADEVSIDDFQVVDINSIPEEEKEDSCSLA, encoded by the exons ATGGCCCCACAGGAGTCTTCTGTCAGTGGGGAGGCAGAAGCCCCCAAAAGGTTCCAGTTGAAAGTCAACGGCATTAACTATACAG TCGGTCCAGATGTCTTGCCGTGGACAACATTAGTGGACTACCTGCGCGAACACCTGAAGCTTCCAGGGACGAAGGTTCTGTGTCGAGAGGGAGGCTGCGGCGTCTGCACAGTCGTAGCGACCGTCTCTGATGCCGAAAACGAAGGGGCAGTGAAGACCTTCAGTGTCCAGGCT TGCCAGGTACTGGTGTACGCATGCGCAAGCTGGAGTATCGAGACAATTGAGCACCTCGGGAATCGCTATAAGGGCTACCACTCATTACAGAAAGCTCTTGCAGGCTTTTATGGAACTCAGTGCGGTTACTGTTCTCCCGGGATGATCATGACGATGTATGG GCAGTTGAAATCATCCATGAGCCTAACTACAAGTCAGGTTGAGAAATCTTTAGATGCAAATATATGCCGATGCACTGGCTATCGACCAATACTGGATGCTTTTAAATCCTTCACTGTTGATGCAGATCCTTGCTTGAAAGAGAGGCTAGCTGACATTGAG GATTCTTATAAGGCTACTTGTCCGAAAACTGGAAGTGCTTGTAGTGGATCGTGTGAAGGAgagaaaactgaaggaaatgaAACACCAATTCCAGTCCTGGAAGAAGACTTGAAGTGGATAGTCGATGGTGTTCAGTGGTTCCGTCCAGTTACGCTAATG GGTATAAGTAATATTCTGAAGTCTCTGACTTCTACTGAAAAAGTGCGCATTGTTGTGGGAAACACAGGCCAAG GTGTTTATAAAGAAGATGGGCCATATTCAGCTTACATTAGCACCTGTGGTGTGAAGGAATTATATGCTGTGAATCTTCAATCTCCACTGATACTTGGGGCCAATGTTAGTCTGACACGATGCACAGAAGTGTTTGAGCACATGGCTAATAACTTCAGTGGTTATAGACACCTCCAACAAATAAAAGATCATTGGTTGGGAGTAGCCAATGTGTCGGTCCGAAAT ATGGGCTCCTGGGCAGGAAATCTCATGATGAAGCACCAGCATCGGGAGTTCCCCTCTGACATCTTTCTGACTCTGCTGGCAGCTGATGCTACTCTCATGATCCAGAACCAAAATTCACTCACACCTGTCAGTGTTTCTTTGGAAAGATTCTTGCAAATGGATATGTCAAGGAACATCATCGTGTCTATGACTTTACCACCTATGCCTGATCAGACAAAG TTCTGTACATTCAAGATAACTCCCCGAGCAGTCAATGCCCATGCCTATGTGAATGCCTGCTTCAAAATGGAAATAGATGAAGCAGACGGGTACAGAGTATCAGCAGCACCAACGATTTTACTTGGAGGAATTAATCCAACGTTT ATGCATGCAAAAAAGACTGAAAATTACCTGTTAAACAGAAGACTCACAGATGTACCAACTGTAGTGGAATCAGCAGTCATACTTGGAAACGAAGTGAAACCCGACAGTCAAAAACAGGATGCATCACCAGAATACAGAATATCACTGGCAAGATGTCTACTGTACAAG GCAATCGTTCATTTTCTTGGGACAAAAGTTAGCAGTGATATCATAAGCGCAGGCGCAGTCATTGAGCGACCTTTGTCTACAGGACAACAAGATTTTGACATGAATGAAGACACATGGCCTGTGGGAAAAGGCCTCCCGAAAATTGAATCAGCTACTCAGATTTCAG GTGAAGCCTTGTACATGGATGACATTCCCTACTTACCAAATGAGCTGCATGGAGCGTTTGTTCAGACGACAGTTGCTAATGCCAAAATCAAATCCATCGATACAGCAGACGCTTTG GCTGTTCCAGGCGTGAAGATATTCATAGCAGCTGCCGACATTCCAGGAGAAAACAGTTTCGTCAAAAATGCAGGCCCGTTTCCTGATCCT GTTTTTGTTGGCGATCGGGTGAGATATGCTGGACAACCAATAGGACTTGTCGTTGCTGACACGCGTGGCACAGCAGTAAGAGCTGCAAAGCTGGTGAGGGTTGAGTACGAAGATATACAGAAACCTATTCTTACAATCGAAGAGGCCTTAAAACAGGGCCGGAGTGAATTATGCGAGAACTTGAAAACTGGCAAGAGGGAGCCACAGGTTTTTGGAGACATTGAAA GCGGTTTTAAGGATTCCAAGCACAAGCTGATAGGAGAACTCCATCAAGGAACACAGTTCCATCTAACTTTAGAAGCATATGCAAGCAGAGTTGTTCCCATTGAGGATGGTTATGATGTTTTCTGTACAACACAATGGCCTACCGAGACACAAGCTGTAATCTCAAGCGTGCTGAATGTACCAGCTCACAG TGTAAACGTGGAGTTGAGACGCATTGGAGGAGGATATGGGGGCAAAATCAGTCGCCAAAACGTGACAGCGGCCGCAGCTGCGGTAGCTGCTCAGAAGCTTTTCCAGCCAGTGCGCGTTGTCCTCGATCTCAACACTGCCATgaccatgactggatggagagaGCCCTACCTCTCAAAATATGAG GTTGGTTTTGATGACAATGGAAAGTTCCAGGCACTGAAAGTAGATGTCATTGGAGACGCTGGCCACGTGAAAAATGATTCTGCAGTATATTACCTATCTGGTGCATTGCAGAACTGTTATTATATCCCAAATATGATGTATAGGCCTATCATAGTGACAACTGATACAGCTGCAAACACATGGTGTAGAACACCTG GGACAGTGGAGGCACTTGGGACAATAGAATACATCATAGAACACATAGCACATTACCTGAAGAAAGACCCACTAGAGGTGCGGATGGCAAACATGGTTGCCCCAGGGGTTCCTCGTTTTGGGATTCCTCCACACAAAGCCAATATTCTGGTTGATGACATCATGCCACTCCTGAAAGAAAAGGCTCAGTATGAACGAAGGAAAGAGGAAGTTGCTATTTTCAATAAA GAGAACAAATGGAGGAAGCGTGGAATTACGGTTATTCCACTAAGATACGGCCTTAACTACCCGTCATCATTCCGCTACGGAGTTCAGATAGCGATCTATGAGCACGATGGGACAGTGGCTATATCTCATGGCGGCATTGAAATGGGCCAGGGTATCAATACGAAG GTTGCTCAAGTCGTGGCGTTCAAGCTGGGTGTGCCAATGGACCTCGTAATCGTGAAAAAATCTGACACTATGGTTGGAGCTAACTCTGCGGTCACAGGAGGATCCTTCGGTTCAGATTTATGTGCTCAC GGTGCTAAAGTTGCCTGCGATGCCCTTTTCGCAAGGATGAATGCAGTTAAGGAGAGGATGAAGAGAAACACCGAGACAGAGCCCACTTGGATCGAACTCGTCAAAAAGTGTCATGCCGTAGATGTAGATCTGTGTGAGAGATACTG GACGGCAGGAAGAGAACACCCTGACCCATATGACATTTGGGCCGCATGCTGCTTGGAAGTGGAAGTTGATATATTAACTGGACAGTACCTG ATACGCCGAGCAGACATCGTAGAAGACAGTGGTAGGAGCATGAATCCTTACGTTGATATGGGTCAAGTTGAAGGCGCCTTTGTGATGGGCTTAGGTCTATATACATCAGAAATCGTCAAGTTCGACGAAGAAACGGGACAAAAACTGTCGAATGGTACTTGG GATTACAAACCTCCTACTGCACTCGACATCCCCGTTGACTTGAGGGTGActctgttgcccaatgcaacgAATCCCCAGGGAGTCCTCAGCTCGAAAG CAACTGGTGAACCGCCACTATGTCTGTCATTTGCCTTTGTGACGGCCGTTCGCCAGGCGATAGCGGCTTTTCGTGCTGACGATGGGCGAACTGATTGGTTCCATACGA ATACACCTTTAACTGTAGAGGCGGTTCATCAGTTGTGTGGAGTCAGACCAGACCAGTTCAGCCTTGTGACACCAGCAGATGAGGTCTCCATTGACGATTTCCAAGTGGTTGACATAAATTCGATtccagaagaagagaaagaagattcCTGCTCACTTgcttag